Proteins found in one Mytilus edulis chromosome 2, xbMytEdul2.2, whole genome shotgun sequence genomic segment:
- the LOC139510413 gene encoding uncharacterized protein: MDKRFQMEKKCPLKISSKLSKLDPFVDKDGLLRVGGRLERSDISYEIKHPIILPKDLPISRLIIENIHRSIEHLGKNSILAILRQKYWILGANTIIEGLVSRCVRCKKYQGTCAKQKMANLPKERLQADDPPFTIIGIDFFGPFERTDNGTNFVGSEKELGEEIKRWNFNQIQEFMIQKRIQWGFNPPSASHFGGVWERLIRSVRKVFYSVMHEQNIRLTDEGLMTLFCEVESILNGRPITEASDSITDLNVLTPNHLILQRPSESFSPGVFSKTDSYVSDGDKFSISLIYFGLDGERNTYLYCSAEQNGQNRQEICK, translated from the exons ATGGACAAAAGGTTTCAAATGGAAAAGAAATGTCCTCTCAAGATTTCTTCAAAACTAAGCAAACTGGATCCATTCGTCGACAAAGATGGATTGCTTAGAGTTGGTGGACGATTGGAGCGATCGGATATTTCGTACGAAATAAAACACCCTATCATCTTGCCTAAGGACTTACCGATATCAAGACTTATTATTGAGAACATTCATCGTTCAATTGAACATTTAGGAAAAAATTCAATCTTAGCCATTCTTAGACAAAAATATTGGATATTAGGAGCTAATACTATTATTGAAGGCTTAGTGTCTAGATGCGTCAGATGTAAGAAATATCAAGGAACATGCGCAAAACAGAAAATGGCAAATCTTCCGAAAGAAAGACTTCAGGCTGATGATCCGCCTTTCACAATAATTGGAATAGATTTCTTTGGACCCTTTGAG AGGACAGACAATGGAACAAACTTTGTTGGTTCAGAAAAGGAACTAGgagaagaaataaaaagatgGAACTTTAATCAAATACAGGAATTCATGATTCAGAAACGCATTCAGTGGGGGTTTAATCCGCCGTCTGCATCACACTTTGGAGGTGTATGGGAACGCCTTATTAGATCAGTGCGTAAGGTATTCTATTCAGTCATGCATGAACAGAACATTCGCCTCACTGATGAAGGACTAATGACTCTATTCTGTGAAGTAGAAAGTATTCTTAATGGACGTCCGATCACAGAAGCGTCAGATAGTATTACAGACTTAAATGTATTGACTCCGAATCACTTGATACTTCAACGTCCGAGTGAAAGCTTTTCACCTGGTGTGTTCTCTAAGACCGACAGCTATGTCAGCGATGGAGACAAATTCAGTATCTCGCTGATCTATTTTGGACTTGATGGCGAAAGGAATACTTACCTCTATTGCAGTGCAGAACAAAATGGACAAAACCGACAAGAAATATGCAAGTAG
- the LOC139511273 gene encoding uncharacterized protein DDB_G0286299-like, with the protein MACKTSSLFTTRTRLAALFITYIGCFLYFVGFVTPSWITYTFDTVTYNAGFFLTCVENDCTTDVKKDSLFKMSQVLGSLGFAMYTAYGVSATLTFMWTKHWKKLKGIKLTAGITALAAGIFIAMATLTMLQSDTFEESKLSYSAYLGLVADVIAIILTPFYIIDGITTTKQLDKPRDKRQKRWDRTEPILPGLAPETTFILERCPTYHSQIMKVYNKPRPSTSKQSTKRSSTLLDMIKNKNTVIEIEKKEDKVIEQDNNKTNNEDSRDAPDKLLLFYPEVIALQTLTEKNDFENKPDVMDQETNEIRDTDIDISGTQDDSNNKILDKNQDEKQEFSNEMHNTADINESESTGAKKKKKKKKKHHKTKKHAKEETIDPTSTDQSSLLTLPSQEKDQQADIEKPKTVDAAKSQLEEQEYDREHEIQVDPKEEQTNDDMIESTGTKKKKKKHHKKKTAAKEETTDQIITEQTNEKEERIETPPVVEHKTSELEGQLYDKITEELEVNEILKSEELKIEDKNERKDDKRKKKKKKKKDELPHFFEDFVVKYKTGAMPESTELSLDHLLQASETTSTAKENIKITEKPIPKSTINQRVVSAKFRMNKM; encoded by the exons ATGGCTTGCAAGACGTCTAGTTTATTTACAACACGGACAAGATTGGCAGCATTATTCATCACGTATATTGgatgttttctatattttgttggATTTGTGACGCCATCATGGATAACATATACATTTGACACAGTAACATATAATGCTGGATTTTTCCTGACATGCGTAGAGAATGACTGCACTACTGATGTTAAGAAAG attCCCTCTTCAAGATGTCCCAAGTTTTGGGATCACTGGGATTTGCTATGTACACTGCATATGGAGTTTCCGCCACATTGACGTTCATGTGGACCAAACATTGGAAGAAACTGAAAGGAATCAAACTTACAGCTGGCATCACGGCGTTAGCGGCAG GTATTTTTATTGCCATGGCAACACTAACAATGTTACAAAGTGACACATTCGAAGAAAGTAAATTGAGCTATAGTGCATACCTAGGACTTGTAGCAGATGTAATCGCCATCATATTAACTCCGTTTTACATAATCGATGGtattacaacaacaaaacaactagACAAACCACGTGACAAACGTCAAAAGCGTTGGGACAGAACAGAACCGATTCTTCCCGGTTTAGCACCAGAAACTACATTTATTTTGGAACGTTGTCCGACCTACCACTCGCAAATAATGAAAGTGTATAATAAACCTAGACCCTCTACATCTAAACAGTCTACAAAACGTTCATCAACACTTCTTGATATGATCAAAAACAAGAACACAGTAATAGAAATAGAAAAGAAAGAAGACAAGGTAATAGAACaagataataataaaacaaataatgaagaCAGCAGAGACGCTCCAGATAAATTGCTATTATTTTATCCTGAAGTAATTGCTTTACAaacattaacagaaaaaaatgatttcgAAAATAAACCAGATGTGATGGATCAAGAAACAAATGAAATACGTGATACGGATATCGATATATCTGGTACTCAAGACGATTCCAATAATAAGATATTAGATAAGAACCAAgatgaaaaacaagaattttcAAATGAAATGCACAATACTGCAGATATAAACGAATCAGAATCAACCGGcgccaaaaagaaaaagaagaagaagaagaaacatcATAAAACAAAGAAACATGCAAAAGAAGAAACCATTGATCCGACAAGTACAGACCAATCGTCGTTGTTAACACTGCCATCTCAGGAGAAAGATCAACAAGCTGATATTGAAAAACCTAAGACTGTTGATGCAGCAAAATCACAGTTAGAAGAACAAGAATATGACAGAGAACACGAAATACAAGTAGATCCAAAAGAAGAACAAACGAATGATGATATGATAGAGTCAACTGGCactaaaaagaagaagaagaaacatcataaaaaaaagaCAGCTGCAAAAGAAGAAACAACAGATCAGATAATTACAGAACAAACTAATGAAAAAGAAGAAAGGATAGAAACTCCACCGGTTGTTGAACACAAAACCTCAGAATTAGAAGGACAATTATACGACAAAATTACTGAAGAACTCGAAGTTAATGAAATACTCAAAAGTGAAGAATTGAAAATAGAAGATAAAAACGAAAGAAAAGatgataaaagaaagaaaaagaaaaagaaaaagaaagatgaACTCCCACATTTCTTCGAAGACTTTGTAGTAAAGTATAAAACCGGAGCAATGCCTGAATCAACTGAATTAAGCCTTGACCACTTATTGCAAGCGTCCGAAACTACTTCGACGGCTAAAGAGAATATAAAGATTACAGAAAAACCTATACCAAAAAGTACAATTAATCAAAGAGTTGTTTCTGCCAAATTTAGAATGAACAAGATGTAA
- the LOC139511270 gene encoding uncharacterized protein: MVCLPQKPASTCLRIIAFLLSLGGLVLCIVSYFYPAWTKFRHNGVTGDLGVHKMCARESEGEWDCRDIQGKDILFFLFQASFSIGIVAYAIFVIIVSMTFCSCCIKSTRAVGMTKFFVVIADLITFNCLMIAIATGLKSDFLGTLRISYGCIMCLTAFAISVVLCPFYLIDAKNTARKFKEEKKYQKFSNIQEHTDPETISKSKLTSDALSKELKNDTVSPSSVHM; this comes from the exons atggtTTGCTTACCACAGAAGCCTGCGTCTACGTGTTTGAGAATCATAGCCTTTCTGCTGTCGCTTGGAGGCTTAGTCCTCTGTATTGTATCGTATTTCTACCCAGCTTGGACTAAGTTCAGACATAATGGAGTTACTGGAGACCTTGGGGTACATAAAATGTGTGCCCGTGAGTCGGAGGGAGAATGGGACTGCAGAGATATTCAAGGAAAAG acATATTGTTTTTCCTGTTCCAAGCCTCCTTCTCAATAGGAATAGTGGCATATGCCATATTTGTCATCATAGTATCGATGACTTTTTGCTCCTGTTGTATCAAAAGCACGAGGGCTGTCGGAATGACCAAGTTCTTTGTTGTCATTGCTGACCTTATTACTT TTAACTGTTTGATGATCGCCATTGCAACAGGTTTGAAATCTGATTTCTTGGGAACATTAAGAATCAGTTACGGTTGTATCATGTGTTTAACGGCATTTGCTATTTCGGTAGTTTTGTGTCCTTTTTACTTGATCGATGCCAAAAATACCGCCAGAAAATTTAAAGAAGAGAAGAAATACCAGAAGTTCTCAAATATTCAGGAACATACTGATCCGGAAACTATCTCCAAGTCAAAGTTGACTTCAGATGCTTTATCAAAGGAGTTAAAAAACGACACCGTTTCTCCTTCGTCAGTTCATATGTGA
- the LOC139511271 gene encoding uncharacterized protein gives MECNKRLLRPKTIQLFATYVGFILYVACFATPAWIVYSDGIVKRTSGLFQICLEDGQNGCSALVAKDNILRTVQPLGCLGLVAYFCFCVSASLAHFCSDKWKMLKGIKFLAFISALSAGTFVAIAHLLILQSKVEYNSSLGYSGIIGVISVFIALILCPFYILDGMKAKDLNIKKKPFSPNIPPQSYQHEDTFAWSDGMKYNNRNMKNKPFSANTPPQSYRHEDSFAWSDTTKFCEHVRHGEPSEPSVNEIIEEESSTSPKLLPYKPTPILMEPTLIDLELEADEAIAELENDEALEEINLKPSRTLVPLKPATSLYFTNEGFTPDFDDDFYELLPADSDRYLQPVTPLPENLSETPRTHVLPYVQETEIEEKELDSPDHACLTREPVASDQDTTDIKAPSLSVSPSIQNCEFFKDDEMCSSGRSACSTPISVTSDKHDQSVYESEDDSSTTSEEMDEKNEITRNMDQGMNEFNNDQSHGSLTARKSVHFEDNEDKDDDISSDKQQPSRTALPVPTLNCIQLYRDENSDTDDF, from the exons ATGGAGTGTAATAAACGTTTACTGAGGCCTAAGACTATCCAATTATTTGCTACATATGTCGGCTTTATTTTATACGTGGCATGTTTTGCTACACCTGCATGGATTGTGTATTCTGATGGTATCGTAAAGAGAACATCAGGTCTCTTTCAAATTTGTCTGGAAGATGGTCAAAATGGTTGTAGTGCTTTGGTAGCAAAAG ATAACATACTTAGGACAGTCCAACCTTTAGGATGTCTTGGTTTAGTTGCTTACTTTTGTTTCTGTGTATCTGCTTCACTAGCACATTTCTGTTCAGACAAATGGAAGATGTTGAAAGGAATCAAGTTTCTAGCATTTATCAGTGCCTTATCAGCTG GAACTTTTGTTGCAATAGCCCATCTCCTGATTCTTCAGAGCAAGGTAGAATACAATTCTAGCCTGGGATACAGTGGTATTATTGGAGTGATTTCTGTATTTATTGCGCTTATTCTCTGTCCGTTTTATATATTGGATGGAATGAAAGCTAAAgatttgaatatcaaaaagaaaCCCTTCTCACCAAACATTCCACCACAATCCTATCAGCACGAGGATACATTTGCCTGGTCGGACGGAATGAAATATAATAACcgaaatatgaaaaacaaaccTTTCTCCGCTAACACTCCACCACAATCCTATCGCCATGAAGACTCGTTTGCTTGGTCTGACACAACTAAATTCTGTGAACACGTCAGACATGGTGAACCTAGCGAGCCTAGTGTCAATGAAATTATTGAGGAAGAATCTAGTACATCGCCTAAACTTCTTCCATACAAACCTACCCCGATTCTGATGGAACCTACATTGATCGATTTAGAGCTGGAAGCCGATGAAGCTATAGCTGAACTAGAAAATGACGAGGCATTGGAAGAGATTAACCTAAAACCTTCTCGTACTCTAGTTCCGCTTAAACCTGCAACATCTTTATACTTCACCAATGAAGGCTTTACTCCTGATTTTGATGATGACTTTTATGAGTTATTGCCAGCAGATTCAGATCGATATTTACAACCAGTTACACCACTACCAGAAAATCTATCAGAAACACCTCGAACCCACGTCCTGCCATATGTTCAGGAAACAGAAATAGAAGAAAAAGAACTTGATTCTCCGGATCATGCATGTCTGACTCGTGAACCTGTAGCATCCGACCAAGATACGACTGATATTAAAGCGCCATCACTTTCCGTTTCACCATCCATACAGAATTGTGAATTCTTTAAGGACGATGAAATGTGTTCGTCAGGTCGTTCAGCATGTTCGACACCTATATCTGTAACATCCGATAAGCATGACCAATCAGTTTACGAGAGCGAAGACGACTCATCAACAACAAGCGAAGAAATGGACGAAAAGAATGAGATAACCAGAAATATGGACCAAGGCATGAATGAATTTAACAACGATCAAAGTCATGGATCTTTAACAGCTAGAAAATCTGTTCATTTTGAAGATAATGAGGACAAGGATGATGATATTTCCTCAGACAAACAACAACCATCACGAACAGCTCTGCCTGTACCAACTTTAAATTGTATACAGCTTTATCGAGATGAAAATTCAGATACAGACGATTTTTAA